The genomic stretch ttacctcatctttaaaacggggattgagaccgcgagccccatgtcggtcatgtactgtgtccaacctcatttgcttgtatccacccctgcgtttAACACagaccataattatattattattaacttgtatctatcccaacacttagagtgcgtggcgcatagtaagcgcttaacaagtaccataataataattattattggggaggcagaagagacctAGGTGAtggaccccgggggcggggcggcgaggaagaggagggagggtggagaagaggcTGAGGCCAGGAGCCCTCCCTTCTAACGCCTCATCGTCCATCCTGTCAGTCCACCCCATCCCCGTCTGCCGACCTCCTGGGGCTgcgggccgcccccaccccctcgcccgcccccgccggctcccTCCTGGTGGACGTCTTCTCGGACAATCCTGCCCCTCCGGCCGCCCTGGAAGACAGCTTTCTCAGGTCAGGGGCCCCGCCCACCCGCTGCCCAACATCCTCCCGGCCACTTGCGGCCCCATCCCGTCTCGGCGGCACCGCCCGTTGCCTGGGCTTTGGCCCCCTGGCTCCTCCGGCCCCACCTCCCCAGAGACCCCTTCCCCGCTTCCTTGGTTTCTCTTTTTCGACGGGCTGTGCTTTGCTGTCACTCTGCCCCGGGTCCTCCCCGGCACTGTCCCTTTTCATTTCCAttcagcgctagtacagtgcctggtacatagcaagtgcttaacaaattccaccattattattatctgggtcttGTCCAGCGGAAGGGCTCAGAGCCtgccttgctctctcctctctctctctctttccctccctccctctctctctaccttcgggcccgggctcctcctcgCTCTGCCTCACTGCTGCTCGGGATCGGCCGTCCCCACCCTGTCCCGTCCCATCTGTCCCGTCGGCTTCTGCCTCCGCCCCGGGCTTGGTGGTCCAGGGACTTGGAGCCGTCCGCCCCCGAGagccccggggctggggctgccgAGTAAGGGGGGCTGTGTCCTTAAAGCGGGGGGCTGGGGTGGCGAGGGTGGCTGGGTCCCCAGAGAGATGGATCGAGCCAAGGGAGGCTGGGGCCTAGCAGTTggggcctgtgggggtgggacCGGGGCCGGATATCATCAGGGCCCAACGGGGAGAGCGGAGGGGCGTCCGCACCTGGCTCACGCTTCTCTGGGCTGCTCCCCCGTGCCCCGCCTTTCTCATCTACCCCcgccacctcgccccttcccttctcgcCGTTtccgacccctctcccctccctccgaccGATGGTCCAGTTCTGGCCCCGACGACCCAGGAGTCCCCATCCCCGAGGCCGACGAGCTGCTCAACAAGTGAGTCGTTAGAGGTGTCGGGTCAGAGGCGTCCGGTCTTTTggtgggggaggttggggaaCCCTCGGTGGGCGAGGGAGGATCAGAGAGATGCCCGAGATCCCCCTCTGGGGCTCCCTCATCCCCTCACTgccgcctcccccttcccagatTTGTTTGCAAGAACAACGGTGTCCTCTTTGAGAACCAGCTGCTGCAGATCGGGGTCAAGTCAGAATTTCGGCAAAACCTGGGTAcgcggtgggtgggagggggccggggatgaGGCGGGGGTGGAGGAGACTGGGTGGGTGAGTTGGGGACCCCCAGGGGGACTCCGGTCCGGCCACGAGAcgtcccccttccccgtccccaggCCGCATGTACCTGTTCTACGGGAACAAGACGTCCGTTCAGTTCCAGAACTTCAGCCCTACGGTCGCCCACCCGGGGGACTCTCAGACTCATATCCTCCTTGGCCTCCGGCCttggctccccctccccggcaccccctccccactcctccgccACCCCCCGGGCCTTGCCGCCGGGCCTTTCCTTGACTGACCGGGACACAGCTGGCCGTGCAGACCAAACAGGTGGCGGGGCAGGTGGACGGGGGCGCCCAGGTCCAGCAGGTGCTGAACATCGAGTGTCTCCGGGACTTCACCACCCCCCCGCTGCTGGCCCTGCGCTTCCGGTGAGTCCGGGCGGCCCGGGACGGGGCCGGTGGAGGGAGGCCGGGTTGGGGGGTCTCACTGCCCCCCTCCTCCGACCCCACCAGATACGGGGGCGTTCCGCAGTCCGTGACGCTCAAGCTGCCGGTCACCGTCAACAAGTTCTTCCAGCCGACGGAAATGGCCGCCCAGGACTTCTTCCAGCGCTGGAAGCAGCTCCGCCTGTAGggcgcggggctgggggtggccgggagggtggggagtttgcaggggggtgggggacacggATGGGGCGTCCCCTCCGGccaccctccccatcgcctctccCACCCATCCCCTCGCAGCCCCCAGCAGGAAGCTCAGAAAATCTTCAGGGCCAACCAGCCGATGGACCCCGAAGTGACCAAGGCCAAGGTGGGAGTCCTGTAGGGGtttgggtgggggacgggggagggcgggggcccggttccctgacctccgaccccttccccccctccccgcagctgtTGGGCTTCGGTTCCGCCCTCCTGGCCAACGTGGACCCCAACCCGGAGAACTTCGTGGGGGCCGGCATCATCCAGACCAAGGCGCTGCAGATCGGTTGCCTCCTCCGGCTGGAGCCCAACGCCCAGGCCCAGGTGagcgccgcccccgggccctctGGCCGCCCtcgcctccgccgcccccctgACCCCGTGCCCCGTCTCTCCGCAGATGTACCGCCTCACCCTGCGCACCAGCAAGGAGAGCGTCTCCCGCCACCTCTGCCAGCTGCTCTCCGAGCAGTTCTGAGCCCCAGGGCCCCGGCTGCCCCCCGCTTCGGAGCGAGCGGCCCGGAGCCGGGCCCCTCCCTGGTGGGGGTCTGGAGAGCCGGGGAGCAGGAACTCTTGGATCTCagttgggggcgaggggaggggtggggaggaaggagcagagcaCTTGGGTCCCCAGCGGCCGGGAGGCAGGGCTGCCTGCTCCCCTGTCTCTCcttttgtattattattttttcatctgCTGCTGTTTACAgtcttgggaggggagggggccgggtggcccttcccctccccgccccctgggggTGAGGGTGCTGGGGGCAGTGGGGTGCCCCCAGAGGAACAGTGGGCGGGAGGGGTCGGTCAGGGCCAGCgggccccttccctccgcccccacgGTGTATCCCCGTGAGCCAATAAATGGAGAAGACATGGAGAAGACGCAGCTGGTGTCTggcgccccgccccccgtccccggggaggggcaggatggCCGGGCCgaggagggagcagggacggccggggtgtgggggggagatgTCTTTATTCAACAGGTGGCTGGGGTCAAAGTCCCAGGTGTGGCCGGGGAGAGCTCCGGGGGTCAGAGGAGGGGCGTGAGGGCCTGGAGGGTGCGGGCGGCCAGGGCCCGGAGTCCGTGGGTGGGGGCCGAGccggccagcagcagcaggaggcggCGCGGGCCGGCCCTCAGCGCGAAGAGCTTGTGGCCGCCTTGGCTGACCGCGTAGCAGCCCCGCGGCTGGGCCAGGGCCGGTGTGGGGCCCGAGCCGGCCTCTGACGGGGCTGCGGGGGAGCaagagggggaaagatgaggccTTCCAGAGAGGCCCACGCTTCCGTCCCCACCCCTCGACGCCCCCGCCGTCACCTGGGCAGCCGTCGGAGGGCTCGGCAGCGAAGTGTTCGGCCGTGACGAAGGAGAACCACCAGCGGAGCAGCTTGCGCCGCTGgctgggggccgggcctggaTCGGGGAGGGGGCGTGACTGGatctggggccgggccgggggagaaaACCATCCAGCCTCCCCTTTccagcctccccttcccggcCTCACCGCGGGGCCCGGCCTCCCGAACCCTTCTGACCTTCCCCGGCAGGCCCCCCAGGCTGGACGGTGAACAGGCAACGCCGCTGCTCCAGGTGGACGAACAGGAGGCTGGGGccggggaaggagacagagcgggagaaggtgggtggcgggggctcccccccactccccacccgaGGTCCGGCGCAgagggagggcggtgggggaggagtTGCCCCCCCCTCCACGATTCTGGGGCAGAGTGGGACCTCCGACCACCCTCCGTGGGACTGTGGCGGCAAGGTGGGcctgtgccccctccccagggagggcaggggtgtgGTTACCCCAAGATGGCAGGGGCCAGCGTGAGGCTGGGGGGCAGCccccggggcaggaggaggagacaggctctCAGCGGCTCAAGCAGCGGCTGCCACCACCGGTCCAGGAGCTGGAGGGGGACAGACGGTGGAGGCGGAGCGTCGGCGGCCGCCCCCCGAGACCGCTGGACGGTgcagccggcgggggcggggcgacgCTCTGACCTGGGGGGTGAACTgggccagggccgggccgggcccgcacAGCAGACCCAGCTCCAGGCCGGGCAGCAGCATCAAGGTCAGGAGGCGGTGGGGCACCTGGAGGGACGGACAGATGGACGGGCGCGGCGGCGGagccctcccgctccctcctgccccccactctggctcccctccccccccgggaccctctcCTCAAGTCCGCTTCGCCCAAGAGCGCCTCCACGGCCCCCTCACCGTGGGGCTGCCGTGGGGCAAGTAGACCGGGTAGTCCCGCGCTGAATGCGGAGGGAGGGTGCCCAGGAGCCAGGGCAGGAGGATGGACTCGGGCGCCGCCAGGCGCCACCAGCCCGGGGTGCCCGCTGCCACTCTCCCCCCGGCCACCAGGCACGCGAAGGCCGCTCCCACGGACTCGGCGAAGCCGGACAGGGCCtcctggggggatgggagggaacggggaggaaggaagatggggtgagAATCTTCACCGCAGCAGCCAACACTGAGCCTGACAGTCTCCGCTTGCCAGCACAACTTAATTTTATTGATAACGATGACTGTGGTAGCAGACGTGTTAAGCGCTATTCTAAGACACGACAGACagaaccagtccctgcccacgacaagctcacggtcCACGCTGAGagaacagttaattcccattttagagaggaaggaGCTGATGCCCAGGCAGGCTTACCCTGCAGGCAGTGAGCACTCCACTGCTTGATCAAGACTCccggcagattagaacccagcccgtTGGCTTTAATTGAgtttttactgcgtgcagagcactgggtttagCCTCTGGGAGAGCAAGGCACGAGtcacggatacattccctgcccacggggagcttgcggtctagcccaggcctgggctcttcccgccCAGTCCGTCTgcgggtgggagctggggtgtcttcggtcccttccccaccccccattacCTGCAGCAGGGGCCCGTCGGGGGACACGATGCAGTCCACGCACTGAGTCAGGTCTCCCACCCGCTCCgactcacacagcaggctgtCGATGAGGCCGTGACAAGCctggggaaggggccggagggagagtgggtgggcGGTCAAGGCCCTGCTGACCCCcacaacctcccccccccccccccccccccggccacttaCCCTCAGCTCCTTCTTGAGCCTCTCCACGTTGCGGATGTCGGTCAGCTCCTCCAGCCCGATCAGCAAGACCTGGAAGAGCCAgagtccggggcggggggggggggggcccttggctctctgaagtggggggagggaagggagggatggggttggggtccCTGGGCCGGGAGGCGGCACGGGAGGGGGGGTTTGCGGGCATCTCACCATGGCCCCAAAAACCAGTTCCAGCAGCCGTTCCAGGCTCAGGGCCGAAGCCCCCTCCTCCGAGGACAAGACGATGAGAGTGATGCTGAGAAAGGGGGAGCGAGGGGTGAGGGGTTGGGCAGGTTGGCACCCCTATGTGGgagcgctgcccccccccccggtatgGTTTgatgggatagagcacgggcctgggagtcggaaggacctgggttctaatctcagctccgccgcgtctgctgtgtgaccgtgggcaagtcatttcacttctctgtgcctcagttaccgcgtcgGTAGAAGTGAGGAcaaagacttggagccccatgggggacagggactgtgtccgacctaattcctatctatcccagttcttagaacagcctgttgctgggtagggattgcctctatatgttgccgaattgtactttccaagcgtttagtacagcgctctgcacacagcaagcgctgttctaagctaagagttatatgggttctgatcccggctccgccacttatctgctgtgtgaccttgtgcagtcacttcacttctctgggcctcagtgacctcctctgtaaaatggggattgagactgagccccacttgggacaacctgattaccttatatttaccccagtgcttgggacagtggttggcacatagtaagcgcttaacaaataccatcatcattattattattctcttgaactctcccaagaacttagtacagggctttgcactcagtaagggctcaataaatacgactgaataaatgaagtgctcaataaatacgactgaataaatgaagtgctcaataaatacgactgaatgaatgaatgttcaataaatatgactggataaatgaaataagtgctcaatagatgagtgaacgaatgaagtattattagtaagcagcgtggctgagtggaaagagcccgggcttgggagtcacagatcatgggttcaaatcccgactccgccgcttgtgtgtgtgtgactttgggcatgtcactccacttctctgtgcctcaattccctcatctgtaaaatgggggctaagcctgtgagccccaagtgggaccacctgatcaccctgtacctgccccatcgcttagaacagtgctcggcacatagtagtcgcttaacagacaccaacattattacttcacttctctgtgcctcagtgccctcatctggaaaacggggaaggAGACGGTGCGCCACCTCaccaccctgtatcttccccagcgcttggcacatagtagagcacttggcacatagagaagcagcgtggctcaggggaaagagcccgggcttgggagtccgaggtcatgagttcgaatcccagctctgccacttgtcagctgtgtgactgtgggcaagtcacttcacttctctgggcctcagttcccccatctgtaaaatggggattaactgtgagcctcacgtgggacaatctgatgaccctgtatctccgccagcgcttagaacagtgctcggcacatagtaagcgcttaacaaataccaacattattatagtaagcacttagcaaataccatcatcatcattattattctatcgaactctcccaagcgcttagtacaggtctttgcactcagtaagcgctcaataaatacgcctgaatggaTGAGGTAAGAAAtggccacatttattattattattattattattattacctgtcgtGGAAGGTCTTCCACACGACGACGCTGTCTTCGGTGCGGGCGGAGGCCAGCCCGACGTCCAGATTGCGGCCAAACATGTGGACGCCATTGAGGGAGCCGATGACGGAGAAGGGGagctggggtgtgggggggaaggggatgtggcAGGTAAACTGAGGACCCCGGCGTGCgggcctcgcccccctccccgtcccctcacctgctggcgggaggggaggccggccCGGCTGGTCCGGCAGAAGAGAGGGACGCCGCTGGTGGCCGTGAGGCAGAGCAGGTCCTTCCCCTTGTCCCCCATGGCGCCTCGGCCATCTTGCAGTCGCAGAGCACGCTGGGAAAGTTGGCCAACTAgggccgcccccgctcccctcacGGAAGGCCCGGGACCCCGCccgcttctttcttttcttttcttttcttttcttttcttttcttttcttttcttttcttttcttttcttttcttttcttttcttttcttttctttcttctctctctctctctctcttctcttccttccttccttccttccttccttccttccttccttccttccttccttccttccttccttccttccttccttccttccttccctatcctttccttttccttccttccttccttccttccttccttccttccttccttccttccttccttccttccttccttccttccttccgtcccctttcttccttttctttctatctttccttctctttctttccttcctttccttttttctttctttctttctttctttctttctttctttctttctttctttctttctttctttctttctttctttctttctttctttctttctatctttccttctctttctttccttccctcttctttctttctttctttctttctttctttctttctttctttctttctttctttctttctttctttctttctttctttctttctttctttctctttctttctc from Ornithorhynchus anatinus isolate Pmale09 chromosome 10, mOrnAna1.pri.v4, whole genome shotgun sequence encodes the following:
- the FUZ gene encoding protein fuzzy homolog; translation: MGDKGKDLLCLTATSGVPLFCRTSRAGLPSRQQLPFSVIGSLNGVHMFGRNLDVGLASARTEDSVVVWKTFHDSITLIVLSSEEGASALSLERLLELVFGAMVLLIGLEELTDIRNVERLKKELRACHGLIDSLLCESERVGDLTQCVDCIVSPDGPLLQEALSGFAESVGAAFACLVAGGRVAAGTPGWWRLAAPESILLPWLLGTLPPHSARDYPVYLPHGSPTVPHRLLTLMLLPGLELGLLCGPGPALAQFTPQLLDRWWQPLLEPLRACLLLLPRGLPPSLTLAPAILGLLFVHLEQRRCLFTVQPGGPAGEGPAPSQRRKLLRWWFSFVTAEHFAAEPSDGCPAPSEAGSGPTPALAQPRGCYAVSQGGHKLFALRAGPRRLLLLLAGSAPTHGLRALAARTLQALTPLL